In Choloepus didactylus isolate mChoDid1 chromosome 6, mChoDid1.pri, whole genome shotgun sequence, one DNA window encodes the following:
- the CTSC gene encoding dipeptidyl peptidase 1 isoform X5, producing the protein MWLQTASPPIPRAADSMSLWPCSLLAAFLLLAGARPVRGDTPANCTYPDLLGTWVFEVGPSGSRDHVNCSVMGPPQKKAVMHLQKLDMAFDDLGNSGHFTIIYNQGFEIVLNDYKWFAFFKDVTDFISQLFMQLGTVGIYELPHLRNKMV; encoded by the exons CCTCCCCGCCAATTCCACGGGCCGCCGACAGCATGAGTCTCTGGCCCTGCTCGCTGCTCGCCGCCTTCCTGCTTCTCGCCGGCGCTCGCCCCGTGCGCGGCGACACACCTGCCAACTGCACCTACCCGGACCTGCTGGGCACCTGGGTCTTCGAAGTGGGCCCGAGCGGTTCCCGCGACCATGTCAACTGCTCGGTGATGG gACCACCACAAAAAAAAGCTGTGATGCACCTTCAGAAGCTGGATATGGCATTTGATGACCTTGGCAATTCTGGCCATTTCACCATCATTTACAATCAAGGctttgagattgtgttgaatgaCTACAAGTGGTTTGCCTTTTTTAAG GATGTCACTGATTTTATCAGTCAGTTATTCATGCAGCTGGGAACTGTGGGAATATATGAGTtaccacatctgaggaacaaaatgg TATAA
- the CTSC gene encoding dipeptidyl peptidase 1 isoform X4, which yields MWLQTASPPIPRAADSMSLWPCSLLAAFLLLAGARPVRGDTPANCTYPDLLGTWVFEVGPSGSRDHVNCSVMGPPQKKAVMHLQKLDMAFDDLGNSGHFTIIYNQGFEIVLNDYKWFAFFKDVTDFISQLFMQLGTVGIYELPHLRNKMVIK from the exons CCTCCCCGCCAATTCCACGGGCCGCCGACAGCATGAGTCTCTGGCCCTGCTCGCTGCTCGCCGCCTTCCTGCTTCTCGCCGGCGCTCGCCCCGTGCGCGGCGACACACCTGCCAACTGCACCTACCCGGACCTGCTGGGCACCTGGGTCTTCGAAGTGGGCCCGAGCGGTTCCCGCGACCATGTCAACTGCTCGGTGATGG gACCACCACAAAAAAAAGCTGTGATGCACCTTCAGAAGCTGGATATGGCATTTGATGACCTTGGCAATTCTGGCCATTTCACCATCATTTACAATCAAGGctttgagattgtgttgaatgaCTACAAGTGGTTTGCCTTTTTTAAG GATGTCACTGATTTTATCAGTCAGTTATTCATGCAGCTGGGAACTGTGGGAATATATGAGTtaccacatctgaggaacaaaatgg TTATTAAATAG
- the CTSC gene encoding dipeptidyl peptidase 1 isoform X3, whose translation MWLQTASPPIPRAADSMSLWPCSLLAAFLLLAGARPVRGDTPANCTYPDLLGTWVFEVGPSGSRDHVNCSVMGPPQKKAVMHLQKLDMAFDDLGNSGHFTIIYNQGFEIVLNDYKWFAFFKDVTDFISQLFMQLGTVGIYELPHLRNKMAVIY comes from the exons CCTCCCCGCCAATTCCACGGGCCGCCGACAGCATGAGTCTCTGGCCCTGCTCGCTGCTCGCCGCCTTCCTGCTTCTCGCCGGCGCTCGCCCCGTGCGCGGCGACACACCTGCCAACTGCACCTACCCGGACCTGCTGGGCACCTGGGTCTTCGAAGTGGGCCCGAGCGGTTCCCGCGACCATGTCAACTGCTCGGTGATGG gACCACCACAAAAAAAAGCTGTGATGCACCTTCAGAAGCTGGATATGGCATTTGATGACCTTGGCAATTCTGGCCATTTCACCATCATTTACAATCAAGGctttgagattgtgttgaatgaCTACAAGTGGTTTGCCTTTTTTAAG GATGTCACTGATTTTATCAGTCAGTTATTCATGCAGCTGGGAACTGTGGGAATATATGAGTtaccacatctgaggaacaaaatgg CTGTTATATACTAG